Genomic DNA from Vibrio vulnificus CMCP6:
AAGAAACGTTACTTGGCCTTGTTGTAGTGAAGCATAGATGGCTTTGTCGGCTTGGTAATCTGCCAACGTTTGGAGCTTCACAGGATAGGCAAAGCTTTTGGCATAGTGGTCGATCGTTTGTTGCCACTGAGTCGTGGGTTGCTGCAAGAGTTTGTTGGACAACACCTCAAAGTTCACCCGATAGATCGGCTTATAGAAATCTTCGGAAAACTGCTCGTTGAGTTTTAAAACCGGGTTTACACCACTGGGGATGATCAACAAAGTAGTCGGTACAAACACCGCCAACCATAAGATGGCAAATGCGCGAATCATAATGAAACCTCCCAAGAAGAGGCACACAGCTGATAACCAACGCCGCGAATGGTCTTAATTAAGGTTGGTTCGTTGGGGTCATCATTGAGGGTGCGGCGCAGGCGAGAAATTCTTCGGTCGATGGAGCGATCTAATCCGTCATATTCAAAGCCGCGAATGTGCTGTGCGATGTCATCGCGTGATACCACTTGGCCAACGTGTCTGGCCAAGAGCAGCAGCAGTTCAAACTCAGAGGTGGTCAGTTTGAGCGCTTGCTGATGCAATGTGACACTGCGGTGTTGCAAATTAATCACCAAAGGGCCGAGCTGTAAGTCATCTTTGTTGCTTTCTGCCGTTAAACGTTCGTGTCTGCGCAGCAACGCGCGAATGCGCGACAGCAGTAATCTTGGTTTTACTTGCTTCACGATGTAGTCATCTGCACCCAGTTCTAATCCCATGACTTGGTCAATGTCGTCATCTAGGGCCGTTTGCATCAAAATCATGCCATGGTACTTACTGCGTATCGCTTTACACACTTCCATGCCGCTTTGCCCAGGCAACATAACATCGAGAATCACCAAATCAGGTTGGTTTGACAAGATTGCATCGACGGCATGAAAGCCATCCGAGACGATATCAATCTGAAATTCATAGTTTTGTAGAAAATCTTTGATCAACTCAGCGAGTTCCAAGTCGTCTTCGACAAGAATAATCCGATATGAGGCTGGTGAGGTCATAGTGTTGCGTGGCAGAGAGTCAATAATAAAACTATAACCCAGTTCAATGAATCGCTCTGTGACCATTTGTGACCAAGTCACAAAGTTGTGATGTGTTTTATAAAATATTAAGAAGCAATAGAAAAAGAGCCGCTCGAATCGGCGGCTCGCTGTGATTAGTCTTTGTTCGACCCTGAAATCAACTTGTAGGCCACCGCCCCTAGTAGTGCGCCTAAAATCGGCGCAACCCAGAATAGCCAAAGTTGCGCGGTGGCCCAATCGCCAACATAGAGAGCAACGCCGGTACTTCGAGCAGGGTTGACCGATGTATTGGTCACTGGAATGCTGATGAGGTGGATAAGTGTGAGGCACAGACCGATAGCGATGGGCGCAAAACCTTGAGGTGCACGCTGATCTGTTGCGCCAAGAATCACCAGCAAAAACATCATGGTCATCACGACTTCGGTCACCAGCGCAGAAGTCAGCGAATAGCCACCGGGAGAATGCTCACCATAACCGTTAGAGGCAAAACCCGAGCTCGTCGCATCGAAGCCCATTTGACCAGAGGCGATGGTATAAAGCACACCACCGGCAATGACGCCACCAATCACTTGAGCAAGGATATAAGGCACAATTTCTTTGGCTTCAAATCGACCACCGGCCCATAAGCCAATGGTGACGGCAGGGTTCAAGTGGCAGCCGGAAATATGGCCGATAGCAAAAGCCATGGTGAGCACCGTCAAACCGAACGCGAGGGATACGCCTAGCAGGCCAATCCCAACGTCCGGAAAGGCGGCCGCCAACACGGCACTGCCACATCCACCAAGCACCAGCCAAAAGGTGCCAAATAATTCCGCCAGATATTTATTCATACAATGTCCTATTGAGAGGGGGAGTATTGGAATAAAAATAGCCGACAATCAGCACCTTGCTAGAAAGTGTCGTGATATTGTGTCGCGAAATTCTCCTTGGGGCTGTGTTTTCTTAGAGCTAAGAAATGTTTCACCATTTTGAGAGGAGATTGCTCAGCTCATCTATCGAAAAGGCGTGCAGGTAGAGGAAAGAAAAAGCGTTCAACCAAGCAGATAAGGAGATTAAGTAAGCTGCTCTAACTCGGTAATATTGTCGAGTGCTTGTTGATTGGTTGTGCCGCAAACCACAGGGCACGGTTTGAATTCATGGCAAACTTTTGGGCGCTCCGGCTGACCAAACAGTTTACAAAGATTGTGTTCGTTGAGTTGAATGCAGCGTACACCAGCAGGTTTACCATTTGGCATTCCTGGAATGGCGGAAGAGATACTTGGGGCGATGCAGCAAGCGCCACAACCGAGTCTGCAATCCATCTTAGTTACCTGTCAAAAATCAAGGGGCGC
This window encodes:
- a CDS encoding response regulator transcription factor — its product is MTSPASYRIILVEDDLELAELIKDFLQNYEFQIDIVSDGFHAVDAILSNQPDLVILDVMLPGQSGMEVCKAIRSKYHGMILMQTALDDDIDQVMGLELGADDYIVKQVKPRLLLSRIRALLRRHERLTAESNKDDLQLGPLVINLQHRSVTLHQQALKLTTSEFELLLLLARHVGQVVSRDDIAQHIRGFEYDGLDRSIDRRISRLRRTLNDDPNEPTLIKTIRGVGYQLCASSWEVSL
- the aqpZ gene encoding aquaporin Z; this translates as MNKYLAELFGTFWLVLGGCGSAVLAAAFPDVGIGLLGVSLAFGLTVLTMAFAIGHISGCHLNPAVTIGLWAGGRFEAKEIVPYILAQVIGGVIAGGVLYTIASGQMGFDATSSGFASNGYGEHSPGGYSLTSALVTEVVMTMMFLLVILGATDQRAPQGFAPIAIGLCLTLIHLISIPVTNTSVNPARSTGVALYVGDWATAQLWLFWVAPILGALLGAVAYKLISGSNKD
- a CDS encoding YkgJ family cysteine cluster protein, with product MDCRLGCGACCIAPSISSAIPGMPNGKPAGVRCIQLNEHNLCKLFGQPERPKVCHEFKPCPVVCGTTNQQALDNITELEQLT